A genome region from Anaerobacillus alkaliphilus includes the following:
- a CDS encoding ferredoxin has protein sequence MAKYTIVDKDTCIACGACGAAAPDLYDYDDDGIAFVIIDDNQGTKEVPEELYDDMQDALEGCPTDSIKIADESFDGDALKFE, from the coding sequence ATGGCAAAATACACGATTGTAGACAAAGATACTTGTATCGCATGTGGAGCATGTGGAGCAGCTGCTCCAGATCTTTATGATTATGATGATGATGGAATTGCATTTGTAATTATTGATGATAACCAAGGAACAAAGGAAGTTCCTGAAGAATTATATGATGATATGCAAGATGCTCTTGAAGGATGTCCTACAGACTCAATCAAAATTGCTGATGAGTCATTTGATGGCGACGCTTTAAAATTCGAATAA
- a CDS encoding helix-turn-helix domain-containing protein, whose amino-acid sequence MEFLQVIFLLMLKNFDGSRTIFGAYHILNGKKTAQTIQDCRLFQLTHFFGVYKELDRDVVLEAMKQLVEKKFIRPCGENRFLITREGEAYLEEKLEDQPISPHLNGFLYKDVDEIFWTRLVLLSQCLSHLKVEKMHFIPVIKDTRIQLWVKDKLRNGNFNVEELASNLYLELKTLLQYFTNEEATIFVLRLSGVHRVGLTIDQIARELQLERAYVKIIFKGVIHGILDIVNKDIELYPILSGIFERVGDINVLTETTQKTYKLLQKGLSLEEISSVRMLKQSTVEDHVVEVALNVKDFPIDRFVSPGKQEAILEIVKRLGTKRLKEIKKECNEATSYFDIRLTIAKSEV is encoded by the coding sequence ATGGAGTTTCTTCAGGTTATATTTCTTTTAATGTTAAAAAACTTTGATGGCAGTAGAACAATCTTTGGAGCCTACCATATCTTAAACGGTAAAAAAACAGCTCAAACCATTCAAGACTGCCGTTTATTTCAACTAACACATTTCTTTGGTGTGTATAAAGAGTTGGATAGAGATGTAGTCTTGGAGGCAATGAAACAACTAGTTGAAAAGAAGTTTATTAGACCGTGTGGTGAAAATCGGTTTCTTATAACACGTGAAGGTGAGGCTTACCTAGAAGAGAAATTAGAGGATCAACCAATTTCACCTCATCTAAATGGATTTCTATATAAAGACGTTGATGAGATCTTTTGGACAAGATTAGTTTTACTAAGTCAATGTTTATCTCACCTAAAGGTAGAAAAAATGCACTTTATCCCAGTCATTAAGGATACGAGAATACAGCTCTGGGTAAAGGACAAGCTACGGAATGGTAATTTCAATGTTGAGGAACTTGCTTCTAATCTTTATCTAGAGCTAAAAACGCTATTACAGTATTTTACTAATGAAGAGGCAACAATATTTGTTTTACGTTTAAGTGGAGTACATCGCGTTGGGTTAACGATTGATCAAATCGCTAGAGAGCTGCAATTGGAGCGCGCATACGTAAAAATTATTTTCAAGGGTGTCATTCATGGCATTCTAGACATTGTAAATAAAGATATCGAATTGTACCCGATATTATCTGGGATTTTTGAAAGAGTTGGAGATATAAATGTTTTAACTGAAACAACGCAAAAGACATATAAACTCTTACAAAAAGGACTAAGCTTAGAAGAGATAAGTTCAGTAAGAATGCTAAAACAAAGCACGGTTGAAGATCATGTGGTAGAAGTAGCGTTAAATGTGAAAGATTTTCCGATAGATCGCTTTGTATCTCCAGGTAAACAAGAGGCAATTCTGGAAATTGTTAAAAGATTAGGCACAAAGAGACTAAAGGAAATTAAAAAAGAGTGTAATGAAGCGACATCATATTTTGATATTCGCTTAACGATAGCGAAAAGTGAGGTGTGA
- a CDS encoding RecQ family ATP-dependent DNA helicase, whose protein sequence is MNLDKALLDIFHLKTFRPGQREIIEDLVNGQDVLAMLPTGAGKSLCYQLPAYILNGVAIVISPLLSLMEDQVQQLKSNGFRNVVALNSFLGHNEREIALNQLHKQKIIYVSPEILQSRFLLNKLKKLTISLFIVDEAHCISQWGHEFRTDYLKLAEVRAELGNPPCLAITATATKEVQEDIIEKLALKNYQTHIYSIDRPNIAMVVSKVSNNLPEKLEELVTLVRNLQGPGIIYVSTRKWAEDISTILLNKGIKRVAPYHGGMSNEDRLLIQQQFINDELQLICCTSAFGMGVNKPNIRFVIHFHYPTQLESYLQEIGRAGRDGQNSIAITLYGDDERSIQLSLLTREFPSEAKLFQVLQYLRSTMPHGRIDETRLISETGITEIMWRFIRFHLEEQGVIVNLTCIPIEKDPYEIVKLISEKVTKRIRYKHDKLTLFKNWLSVNKQCRRKLVLEQFDEQQTSRPDNCCDVCGINLENYFEKEEVLHPYQPQDWQDELRKLFHE, encoded by the coding sequence TTGAATTTAGATAAAGCACTACTTGATATATTTCATCTGAAGACTTTTCGTCCAGGACAAAGAGAGATTATTGAAGATCTAGTTAATGGCCAGGATGTTCTTGCTATGCTTCCAACAGGAGCAGGCAAATCATTATGTTATCAATTACCTGCATATATCCTTAATGGTGTTGCGATAGTCATATCTCCGTTACTTTCACTGATGGAAGATCAAGTGCAGCAGTTGAAAAGTAATGGGTTTAGGAATGTTGTTGCGCTAAATAGTTTCTTAGGTCATAACGAAAGGGAAATAGCCCTTAATCAGCTTCATAAACAGAAGATTATTTATGTTTCTCCAGAAATTCTACAATCTCGATTTTTACTAAATAAGCTAAAGAAGTTAACGATTTCTCTTTTTATCGTGGACGAAGCGCACTGTATTTCACAGTGGGGTCATGAGTTTCGAACAGATTACTTAAAGCTAGCTGAAGTTAGAGCAGAACTTGGAAATCCACCATGCTTAGCAATTACAGCAACAGCTACTAAGGAAGTTCAAGAAGATATTATTGAAAAATTAGCCTTAAAAAATTACCAAACACATATTTATAGCATTGATCGTCCGAATATTGCTATGGTTGTTTCGAAAGTCTCAAACAATCTCCCAGAAAAACTTGAAGAGCTTGTCACACTAGTGCGAAACTTACAAGGTCCAGGTATCATTTATGTTTCTACTAGAAAATGGGCAGAAGATATATCGACCATCTTGCTAAACAAAGGGATAAAGCGTGTAGCACCTTACCATGGGGGAATGAGTAATGAAGACAGGTTATTAATTCAACAGCAGTTTATTAATGATGAACTGCAGTTGATTTGCTGTACAAGCGCGTTTGGAATGGGCGTGAATAAACCGAATATCCGTTTTGTTATCCATTTTCACTATCCTACTCAACTTGAATCTTACTTGCAGGAAATTGGCCGAGCGGGCCGAGACGGCCAGAACAGTATTGCAATTACGCTTTATGGTGACGACGAACGATCAATCCAATTGTCTCTACTTACTCGAGAATTCCCAAGTGAAGCAAAACTTTTTCAGGTGCTTCAATATTTACGAAGCACGATGCCTCATGGGCGAATTGATGAAACAAGGTTAATTAGTGAAACAGGAATAACTGAAATCATGTGGAGGTTCATACGGTTTCATTTGGAAGAACAAGGTGTTATAGTTAATCTTACTTGTATTCCAATAGAGAAAGACCCTTATGAAATTGTTAAATTGATAAGCGAAAAGGTGACAAAAAGGATTAGGTACAAACATGATAAACTAACATTGTTTAAGAATTGGCTCAGTGTAAATAAACAGTGCCGTCGAAAATTAGTACTCGAGCAATTCGATGAGCAACAAACCAGTAGGCCAGACAACTGTTGCGATGTATGTGGAATAAATCTAGAAAATTATTTTGAAAAGGAAGAAGTTCTTCACCCATATCAACCACAAGATTGGCAAGATGAGTTAAGAAAATTATTTCACGAGTAG
- a CDS encoding CPBP family intramembrane glutamic endopeptidase — translation MKQSELIKKMTDKEILVNLYITQLFMVLLAFILAWFMFESWSDLFQLFKWDPFSIFILGGGSALIIILFELILEKVLPKGMLDDGGINERVFQNRSVAHIFLLSIFIAFSEELLFRGVLQTHFGIISASVLFAIIHVRYLNKIVLFTITVGLSFYLGWLYMITENLLVPIFTHFTIDFVLGCILSCRKKENRV, via the coding sequence ATGAAACAAAGTGAATTAATAAAGAAAATGACTGACAAAGAAATACTAGTCAATTTATATATTACCCAACTTTTTATGGTACTTCTTGCCTTTATTCTAGCTTGGTTTATGTTTGAGAGTTGGAGTGATTTATTTCAGCTTTTTAAGTGGGATCCTTTTTCAATTTTCATTCTGGGTGGTGGTTCTGCACTTATTATCATTTTATTTGAACTCATCTTAGAGAAAGTGTTACCCAAGGGAATGCTAGATGATGGAGGAATAAATGAAAGAGTTTTTCAAAACAGAAGTGTTGCTCACATCTTCTTATTATCCATTTTTATAGCTTTTTCAGAGGAACTCTTATTTAGAGGTGTGTTACAAACTCATTTCGGTATTATTTCTGCAAGCGTACTTTTTGCTATCATACATGTTCGTTATTTAAATAAGATCGTACTTTTTACAATAACAGTTGGTCTAAGTTTTTATTTAGGCTGGCTTTATATGATTACTGAAAATTTATTGGTCCCAATATTTACACATTTTACGATCGATTTTGTGTTAGGTTGTATTTTAAGCTGTCGAAAAAAAGAAAATCGAGTATAA
- a CDS encoding DUF2663 family protein, with translation MKDFEEFLKQVNISDHSKTTLLFLMKKKEKENKMQRNLNIIGVTTIITILLFASYFYYKMKINGGLGTSALNFILNDSLLLFLMATLAFLLYSMFYFKKKFDKAEKDVDKIRDDILDRSMDYWKTKDELKERYKVFKYLKDKQDINLFHK, from the coding sequence ATGAAAGACTTCGAAGAGTTTTTAAAACAAGTTAATATCTCTGATCATTCAAAGACCACATTATTATTTTTGATGAAGAAAAAAGAAAAAGAAAACAAAATGCAAAGGAATCTTAATATTATCGGTGTTACAACTATCATTACTATCTTATTGTTTGCAAGTTATTTCTACTACAAAATGAAAATAAATGGTGGACTTGGTACATCTGCATTAAATTTTATTCTCAACGATAGCCTCCTCCTTTTCTTAATGGCAACTCTTGCATTTCTTCTTTATTCAATGTTTTATTTCAAGAAGAAGTTCGACAAGGCAGAAAAGGATGTAGATAAAATCAGAGATGACATTCTAGATAGAAGTATGGATTACTGGAAGACAAAAGATGAGTTAAAAGAGCGCTACAAAGTGTTTAAATATTTAAAGGATAAGCAAGATATAAATCTATTCCACAAATAA
- a CDS encoding ATP-binding protein, giving the protein MEHSKRIKIITGHFGSGKTEIAINISIKEAIYYKKVALNDLDVINPYFRSRDVGEHLTKLGVELIAPKGILATADLPIVSPDVYRVLQDSSYRVIIDVGGDKDGATALGQYFHKLKDEDYELLFVINANRPYVSTVKGIVSTIHEIEKVSRLSVTGLINNTNLGCKETTVDTLLQGIMISKEVSETLGIPFLYTTLSDKVIGTKEIEELPNLHYIKRFMKLPWEN; this is encoded by the coding sequence GTGGAACACTCAAAAAGAATAAAAATTATCACAGGGCATTTTGGTAGTGGAAAAACAGAAATTGCAATTAACATATCAATAAAAGAGGCAATATATTACAAGAAAGTGGCATTAAATGACCTAGATGTCATCAACCCCTATTTTAGATCGAGAGATGTTGGGGAGCATCTCACTAAATTAGGTGTGGAACTAATTGCTCCAAAAGGAATATTAGCTACTGCTGATTTGCCTATTGTTTCTCCAGATGTTTACCGCGTGCTACAGGATTCTTCGTACCGAGTCATTATTGATGTTGGCGGCGACAAAGATGGGGCAACAGCTTTGGGACAATATTTTCATAAATTAAAAGATGAAGATTATGAATTACTTTTTGTCATAAATGCTAATAGGCCGTATGTAAGCACTGTCAAGGGAATTGTCTCTACCATTCATGAAATAGAGAAAGTTTCAAGACTTTCGGTAACAGGGTTAATTAATAACACAAATCTTGGCTGTAAGGAAACAACAGTTGATACTTTGCTTCAAGGAATCATGATTTCCAAAGAGGTTAGTGAAACATTAGGTATTCCATTTTTATATACAACTTTGTCAGACAAGGTAATTGGAACGAAAGAGATTGAAGAGTTACCTAATCTACATTATATTAAACGATTTATGAAACTTCCCTGGGAGAATTAG
- a CDS encoding 4Fe-4S dicluster domain-containing protein has product MEKRVIFNEDVCKGCGLCVNVCPTSIIKISETINIKGYHPAYVDQQEACSSCAACGRICPDGVITVYRPTERKTAS; this is encoded by the coding sequence TTGGAAAAGAGAGTCATTTTTAATGAGGATGTTTGTAAAGGTTGTGGTTTATGTGTTAACGTCTGCCCAACTAGTATTATTAAAATCTCAGAAACAATTAATATAAAAGGCTATCATCCGGCATACGTTGACCAACAGGAAGCTTGTAGTAGCTGTGCAGCTTGTGGTCGCATTTGTCCCGACGGAGTTATTACAGTTTATCGACCAACAGAGAGAAAAACGGCGTCATAA
- a CDS encoding 3-methyl-2-oxobutanoate dehydrogenase subunit VorB, which produces MAKVLMKGNEVIAEAAIQSGCKYFFGYPITPQSELVAYMAKRLPEVDGLFLQAESEIAAINMVYGAASAGVRVMTSSSSPGFSLKQEGISFLAGAELPAVLVNIARGGPGLGNIQPAQSDYFQVTKGGGHGDYYTPVLAPSTLQEVVELTQVAFYLADKYRTPVILLGDGMLGQMMEPVEFASIDFTEAFPKKDWATTGTRGDGPPRVISSLELNDVNLENHNKKLQAKYSEIKCQEVRVDSYLADDADYFVVAYGTVSRIAKNAIDAARQKGIKIGMIRPITLWPFPEQAFIERKDKAKGYLVVEMSAGQMVEDVRLAVNGTAPVTFFGRTGGVIPSHLEIYDAIMNVAGGELV; this is translated from the coding sequence ATGGCAAAAGTACTAATGAAGGGGAACGAGGTAATCGCTGAAGCAGCTATTCAATCAGGCTGTAAATATTTTTTTGGCTATCCAATTACGCCGCAAAGTGAACTTGTGGCGTATATGGCTAAAAGATTACCTGAAGTAGATGGCTTATTTTTGCAGGCAGAAAGTGAAATTGCGGCAATAAATATGGTTTATGGGGCGGCATCGGCGGGTGTTAGAGTGATGACATCGTCTTCAAGCCCTGGTTTTAGTTTAAAGCAAGAGGGAATTTCCTTTCTAGCAGGAGCTGAACTTCCAGCAGTTTTGGTGAACATTGCTAGAGGAGGACCGGGACTTGGAAATATCCAGCCCGCACAATCAGACTACTTCCAAGTAACAAAAGGAGGAGGTCATGGTGATTATTATACTCCAGTTCTTGCTCCGAGTACGTTACAGGAGGTTGTCGAGCTAACCCAGGTTGCTTTTTATTTAGCTGACAAATATCGAACTCCAGTTATTTTGCTTGGGGATGGGATGCTAGGACAAATGATGGAACCTGTTGAATTTGCCTCCATTGATTTTACGGAAGCATTCCCAAAAAAAGACTGGGCTACCACTGGTACGAGAGGGGATGGACCCCCACGAGTTATTTCTTCTTTAGAATTGAACGATGTGAATTTAGAGAACCACAATAAAAAGTTGCAAGCTAAGTATAGTGAAATAAAGTGTCAGGAAGTTCGTGTTGATAGCTACCTAGCTGATGATGCTGATTATTTTGTGGTTGCATACGGAACAGTGTCGAGGATTGCCAAGAATGCCATCGATGCCGCTAGGCAAAAGGGGATCAAAATTGGAATGATTAGACCTATTACTCTATGGCCATTTCCTGAGCAAGCCTTCATTGAACGTAAAGATAAAGCAAAAGGTTATCTAGTTGTTGAGATGAGCGCAGGACAAATGGTTGAAGATGTTCGACTTGCAGTCAATGGGACGGCACCTGTTACGTTTTTTGGTCGAACAGGTGGAGTTATCCCGAGTCATCTGGAAATCTATGACGCAATTATGAACGTAGCTGGAGGTGAGCTAGTATGA
- a CDS encoding thiamine pyrophosphate-dependent enzyme: protein MKLVFQRTVGLQEKETHYCPGCTHGIIHRLVGEALEELDILEDTVGVASVGCSVLSYEYFNCDMTQAAHGRAPAVATGIKRVLPNNRIVFTYQGDGDLASIGMAEIIHAAARGEHITVIFVNNATYGMTGGQMAPTTLIGQKTATTPLGRNEQTQGAPIRVSEMLATLDSVAYIERVSTHNIANILKAKKAIKKAFRYQKEQVGFSFVEVLSTCPTNWGLDPEESLQWVEDNMVPYYPLGVKKDRGVTTNVT from the coding sequence ATGAAGCTTGTCTTTCAAAGAACAGTAGGTTTACAAGAGAAAGAAACACACTATTGTCCTGGGTGTACTCATGGGATTATCCATCGCTTAGTTGGTGAAGCTCTTGAGGAACTAGACATTTTAGAAGACACAGTTGGAGTGGCTTCCGTCGGGTGTTCCGTTTTGTCCTACGAGTACTTCAATTGTGATATGACTCAAGCTGCTCACGGAAGAGCTCCAGCTGTCGCAACAGGAATAAAGCGAGTTCTTCCAAATAACCGCATTGTTTTTACGTACCAGGGAGATGGAGATTTAGCTTCGATTGGGATGGCAGAGATTATTCATGCTGCAGCGAGAGGAGAACACATTACCGTGATCTTTGTCAATAATGCAACATATGGAATGACTGGTGGTCAGATGGCACCGACAACTCTTATTGGACAAAAAACAGCAACAACGCCGCTAGGAAGAAACGAACAAACTCAGGGAGCGCCTATTAGAGTTTCAGAGATGCTAGCTACCCTTGATAGCGTTGCCTATATTGAAAGAGTTTCTACTCATAACATTGCCAATATTTTAAAGGCAAAGAAAGCAATAAAAAAGGCATTTCGTTATCAAAAAGAACAGGTAGGCTTTAGTTTTGTCGAAGTACTATCTACATGCCCGACAAACTGGGGATTGGATCCAGAGGAATCATTACAGTGGGTTGAGGACAATATGGTCCCTTATTATCCTCTTGGAGTAAAAAAAGATCGGGGAGTGACGACCAATGTTACATGA
- a CDS encoding 2-oxoacid:acceptor oxidoreductase family protein, which produces MLHEIIIAGFGGQGVMSMGQLLAYAGMIEEKHVSWLPSYGPEQRGGTANVSVVISDQPVGSPVIQFPTVAIVLNNPSFQKFEPKVKSGGLLIVNKSLIELKSEREDITIIEVPATELAGQIGTTRVANSVILGAFLEYSKAVTQDAVIESLKKVLTKRKHHLIPANEQALSQGALLVKKSNLKRTS; this is translated from the coding sequence ATGTTACATGAAATCATTATCGCTGGCTTTGGTGGGCAAGGGGTTATGTCTATGGGGCAACTACTAGCATATGCAGGCATGATTGAAGAAAAGCATGTGTCATGGCTCCCTTCTTATGGGCCAGAACAACGAGGTGGAACAGCCAATGTATCAGTGGTAATTAGTGATCAACCTGTAGGGTCACCGGTTATTCAATTTCCTACAGTTGCAATTGTCTTAAACAATCCTTCTTTTCAAAAATTTGAACCAAAAGTTAAATCAGGTGGTTTACTAATCGTTAATAAGTCCTTAATAGAATTGAAAAGTGAGAGGGAAGATATTACAATTATCGAAGTTCCTGCAACTGAGCTGGCTGGCCAAATTGGAACTACAAGAGTTGCGAACTCTGTAATATTAGGGGCTTTTTTAGAGTATTCTAAAGCTGTAACACAAGACGCTGTAATAGAGTCCTTGAAGAAAGTTTTGACGAAAAGAAAACATCACTTAATTCCGGCGAATGAACAAGCATTATCCCAAGGCGCTCTATTAGTGAAGAAAAGTAATTTAAAAAGGACTAGTTAG